From one Streptomyces sp. CA-210063 genomic stretch:
- a CDS encoding LysR family transcriptional regulator: MFETDALRLLVAVAETGSFTKAAVRLNYTQSAVSRRIAALEQQAGGPLFERLPRGVRLNPAGRTLHRHALDVLERLARAERELAVLHAGHGGLLHVGAFGTANVSLMPAALRALQEVRPEVEVIAVEGPTDTLMRRLADGTLDLAVVSDYPYGLPSADGVTTTELFEDELLVALPREHPLAGSGGPVDLCELRDEAWLQNAYGDRPTMLADACARAGFTPRKVIRIAEWTGKFGYVAAGLGVAMVPSLAARAVPDELVLCRLADPALRRTVHVALPTTPLPAALTLRDLLRATV, encoded by the coding sequence GTGTTCGAAACCGACGCGCTGAGGCTGCTCGTGGCCGTGGCCGAGACCGGCTCGTTCACGAAGGCGGCGGTCCGGCTCAACTACACGCAGTCCGCGGTGTCCCGCCGCATCGCCGCGCTGGAACAGCAGGCGGGCGGGCCACTGTTCGAACGGCTCCCCCGGGGCGTACGGCTCAATCCCGCCGGCCGGACCCTGCACCGGCACGCCCTGGACGTGCTGGAGCGGCTGGCGAGAGCGGAGCGGGAGCTGGCCGTGCTGCACGCGGGGCACGGCGGGCTGCTGCACGTGGGTGCGTTCGGTACCGCGAACGTCTCGCTGATGCCCGCCGCCTTGCGGGCGCTGCAGGAGGTCCGGCCGGAAGTCGAGGTCATCGCGGTCGAGGGCCCGACCGACACGTTGATGCGGCGCCTCGCGGACGGCACGCTGGACCTCGCCGTGGTCAGCGACTATCCGTACGGTCTGCCGTCGGCCGACGGTGTCACGACGACCGAGCTGTTCGAGGACGAACTACTCGTCGCCCTCCCGCGCGAACATCCCCTGGCAGGCTCCGGCGGCCCGGTCGACCTGTGTGAACTGCGTGACGAGGCCTGGCTCCAGAACGCATACGGCGACCGGCCCACCATGCTCGCCGACGCCTGCGCCCGTGCCGGCTTCACCCCCAGGAAGGTCATCAGGATCGCCGAGTGGACCGGGAAGTTCGGCTACGTGGCCGCCGGTCTGGGAGTCGCGATGGTCCCCTCGCTGGCCGCCCGCGCCGTCCCCGACGAACTCGTCCTGTGCCGCCTCGCCGACCCGGCCCTGCGCCGGACCGTACACGTGGCCCTGCCCACCACCCCCCTACCGGCGGCGCTGACACTTCGGGACCTGCTCCGCGCAACCGTATGA
- the istB gene encoding IS21-like element helper ATPase IstB: MSVLDTALRESLKTLRLSGMLETLDARLAQAHGGELGHLDFLQILCQDEINRRETVAFQRRLCKAKFEQQVTLEGFDFNASPKLPAAQFRDLAALRWLHAGESVILFGPVGVGKTHVAQALGHLAIRQGAGVRFAKTSRILAELAGGHADRTWDRRMREIVRPDLLILDDFAMRQMTAPQADDLYELISERQGRSVIITSNRAPSDWYPLFPNPVVAESLLDRLINASHQVIMNGPSYRPNKRPKNPTEPPTK; encoded by the coding sequence ATGAGCGTGCTGGACACCGCCCTGCGTGAATCGCTCAAGACCCTGCGACTGTCGGGGATGCTGGAAACCCTCGACGCGCGCCTCGCCCAGGCCCACGGCGGCGAACTCGGCCACCTCGACTTCCTCCAGATCCTCTGCCAGGACGAAATCAACCGCCGTGAGACCGTCGCCTTCCAACGCCGCCTGTGCAAGGCGAAGTTCGAGCAGCAGGTCACCCTGGAGGGCTTCGACTTCAACGCCTCCCCGAAGCTGCCCGCCGCCCAGTTCCGCGACCTGGCAGCCCTGCGCTGGCTCCACGCTGGCGAGTCCGTCATTTTGTTCGGACCGGTCGGGGTCGGAAAGACACACGTCGCGCAGGCCCTCGGACACCTCGCCATCCGTCAGGGCGCAGGCGTCCGCTTCGCCAAAACCAGCAGGATCCTGGCCGAGCTCGCCGGCGGCCACGCGGACCGCACCTGGGACCGACGCATGCGAGAGATCGTCCGCCCCGACCTCCTCATCCTCGACGACTTCGCCATGCGCCAGATGACCGCCCCACAAGCCGACGACCTCTACGAACTCATCTCCGAGCGGCAAGGCCGGTCCGTGATCATCACCAGCAACCGGGCGCCTAGCGACTGGTATCCGCTCTTCCCCAACCCCGTCGTCGCCGAGTCCCTCCTGGACCGGCTGATCAACGCCAGCCACCAAGTCATCATGAACGGCCCCAGCTACAGGCCCAACAAACGACCGAAGAACCCCACCGAACCCCCGACCAAGTAG
- a CDS encoding helix-turn-helix transcriptional regulator, which translates to MKNRITDLRAERGWTQADLAQRTGVSRQTINSIETGKFDPSLPLAFRLAKLFDLKIEELFLHE; encoded by the coding sequence ATGAAGAACCGCATCACGGACCTTCGCGCTGAACGGGGCTGGACGCAGGCCGACCTGGCTCAGCGTACGGGCGTGTCCAGGCAAACGATCAACTCCATCGAGACAGGGAAGTTCGACCCAAGCCTTCCTCTCGCCTTCCGCCTCGCCAAGCTCTTCGACCTGAAGATCGAAGAGCTCTTCCTCCACGAATGA
- a CDS encoding tyrosine-type recombinase/integrase has product MLARTEPELHLRFMETARTLGFRDTVAMTQFNLLAYFIALFGRQPHELQQSDWDEGRRLLLEAARRIPNRGVKALSTALFNLEATLFHCELTDQLPRRRSPDHADIRAQEWARVPAAMADTMHHYLQQIAGTLRPGTVKNAELTLREFALLVAAEDANVTCVAALKRRHVERYRQWLLERPAVRGGSLHRHTVRDRLSKLRGFFRRLDEWDAADRPPRQLVFDSDFPIADEPLPRFLDDAAAAKLLAAARQDPDPFTRLAIEILARTGMRRSEMLGLTIDAVVQIGSAYWLRIPVGKMHTDRYVPLHPQLKTLLDDWLLHRPEGLRSNLLFTDHGRPVNASRIEAAVRKAAERAGLGRVTPHQLRHTLATQAINRGMSLEAIAALLGHKSLSMTRVYARIADRTVADEYFAVSEKVEALYDAPRQLPADAEGSEMAKLRREMHRRMLGNGYCARPVEMDCHFESICESCTFFVTTIEFRPTLERQRDDAAAKGQVAREQIFDGLLSRLDGEAS; this is encoded by the coding sequence GTGCTGGCCCGCACGGAGCCGGAACTGCACCTGCGGTTCATGGAAACTGCCCGCACGCTCGGCTTTCGTGACACCGTGGCCATGACCCAGTTCAACCTGCTGGCCTACTTCATCGCGCTGTTCGGCAGACAGCCGCACGAACTGCAGCAGAGCGACTGGGACGAGGGACGCCGCCTACTGCTCGAGGCCGCCCGTCGCATCCCCAACCGCGGCGTCAAGGCCCTGTCGACCGCCCTATTCAACCTCGAAGCGACCTTGTTCCACTGCGAGTTGACCGATCAGCTCCCACGCCGACGCTCCCCGGACCACGCCGACATCCGGGCCCAGGAGTGGGCCCGTGTCCCGGCCGCGATGGCGGACACCATGCACCACTACCTGCAGCAGATCGCCGGAACACTACGGCCGGGCACCGTGAAGAACGCCGAACTGACGCTGCGGGAGTTCGCCCTCTTGGTCGCCGCCGAAGACGCGAACGTCACCTGCGTCGCCGCACTCAAGCGGCGGCATGTCGAACGCTACCGCCAGTGGCTGTTGGAGCGGCCGGCCGTCCGCGGCGGCTCACTGCACCGACACACCGTCCGCGATCGACTCAGCAAACTCCGCGGCTTCTTCCGCCGCCTGGACGAGTGGGACGCCGCCGACCGGCCGCCCCGCCAGCTGGTGTTCGACAGCGACTTTCCGATTGCGGACGAACCGCTGCCCCGATTCCTCGACGACGCCGCGGCCGCCAAACTGCTCGCCGCCGCCCGCCAGGACCCCGATCCGTTCACCCGGCTGGCCATCGAGATCCTCGCTCGCACCGGGATGCGCCGCAGCGAGATGCTCGGCCTCACCATCGACGCTGTCGTGCAGATCGGCTCCGCCTACTGGCTCCGCATCCCGGTCGGCAAGATGCACACCGACCGCTACGTTCCCCTGCACCCACAGCTGAAGACGCTGCTGGACGACTGGCTGCTGCACCGGCCCGAGGGCCTGCGCTCGAACCTGCTGTTCACCGACCACGGCCGCCCGGTCAACGCCTCCCGCATCGAGGCCGCGGTCCGCAAGGCCGCCGAAAGGGCCGGACTGGGCAGGGTCACCCCGCACCAGCTCCGCCACACTCTGGCGACCCAGGCGATCAACCGGGGCATGTCTCTGGAAGCAATCGCCGCCCTCCTCGGACACAAGTCGCTGTCCATGACGCGTGTTTACGCCCGGATCGCCGACCGGACCGTCGCCGACGAGTACTTCGCCGTCTCAGAGAAGGTCGAGGCGCTCTACGACGCCCCGCGCCAGCTGCCGGCCGACGCCGAGGGTTCGGAGATGGCCAAGCTTCGCCGGGAGATGCACCGCCGCATGCTCGGCAACGGCTACTGCGCTCGCCCCGTCGAGATGGACTGCCACTTCGAGTCGATCTGCGAGTCCTGCACCTTCTTCGTCACCACGATCGAGTTCCGGCCCACCCTCGAACGCCAACGAGACGACGCGGCTGCCAAGGGACAGGTCGCACGCGAGCAGATCTTCGACGGACTCCTCAGCCGCCTCGATGGAGAAGCCTCCTGA